One window from the genome of Mycolicibacterium gadium encodes:
- a CDS encoding acetyltransferase codes for MPPRITPMRLEAFEQLPKHARRCVFWEVDPSTLQGSQAGGNQLWDPEFEKEAWLSMVMLEWGACGQIAVQCPDSMGDDAVPTGDEACLGYAFYAPPRAVPRARYFPSGPVSADAVLLTTLGVEPGDGADALPRTLIAAVVGDLVRRGVRALEAFGHTADASDLTDPQAVSPVLRPIIEVLGDCSVDQCVLDVDVLQDAGFVVVSPHPYFPRLRLELEQGLGWKADVEAALERLLESAQLQQPVGAGAGPC; via the coding sequence TGCGGCTCGAAGCATTCGAGCAGCTGCCCAAGCACGCTCGTCGTTGCGTGTTCTGGGAGGTCGATCCGTCGACCCTGCAGGGTTCGCAAGCGGGTGGAAATCAGCTGTGGGACCCCGAGTTCGAGAAGGAAGCGTGGCTCTCGATGGTCATGCTCGAGTGGGGTGCGTGCGGGCAGATAGCGGTGCAGTGTCCCGATTCGATGGGAGATGACGCCGTGCCGACCGGCGACGAGGCCTGCCTGGGCTACGCGTTTTATGCGCCGCCGCGCGCGGTGCCGCGGGCCCGGTATTTCCCGTCTGGTCCGGTCAGTGCCGACGCGGTACTGCTCACGACCCTGGGGGTGGAACCCGGGGATGGCGCAGATGCCTTACCGCGCACTCTGATCGCGGCGGTGGTCGGCGATCTCGTCCGTCGTGGCGTGCGCGCGCTCGAGGCGTTCGGTCATACCGCCGATGCGTCCGATCTGACCGACCCGCAGGCGGTGTCGCCTGTCCTGCGACCGATCATCGAGGTGCTGGGGGACTGTTCGGTCGACCAATGCGTACTCGATGTCGACGTGCTGCAGGACGCCGGCTTCGTGGTTGTCTCGCCGCATCCGTACTTTCCGCGGCTCCGGCTGGAGTTGGAACAGGGATTGGGCTGGAAGGCCGATGTCGAGGCGGCTCTGGAGCGCCTGCTGGAAAGCGCTCAGCTGCAACAGCCGGTCGGAGCGGGCGCCGGCCCCTGCTAG
- a CDS encoding N-acetylmuramoyl-L-alanine amidase — protein sequence MSSLRRGDRGSAVTEIRAALTSLGMVENPDDDITTGRHVALDVFDGELDHAVRAFQQHRGLLVDGIVGEATYRALKEASYRLGARTLNHQFGAPMFGDDVATLQARLQDLGFYTDMVDGHFGLHTHNALMSYQREYGLYPDGICGPETLRSLYFLGSRVTGGSPHAIREEELVRSSGPRLSGKRIIIDPGRGGDDHGLIMQSPDGPISEADILWDLASRLEGRMTAIGMETFLSRPVNRSPFDAARAMTANTVGADLMISLRCATQPSPAANGVASFHFGNAHGSVSTIGRNLADFIQREVVARTGLRDCRTHGRTWDLLRLTRMPTVQVDVGYVTNPRDRGLLVSSHTRDSIAEGILAAVKRLYLLGKNDRPTGTFTFAELLAHELSVDQAGRVSPS from the coding sequence CTCGACGTGTTCGACGGTGAACTCGACCATGCGGTGCGCGCATTCCAACAGCACCGCGGCCTGTTGGTCGACGGCATCGTCGGTGAAGCGACGTACCGCGCGCTGAAAGAAGCCTCCTACCGCCTGGGCGCACGCACGCTCAACCATCAGTTCGGCGCTCCGATGTTCGGCGACGACGTTGCGACACTTCAGGCGCGGCTGCAGGATCTCGGCTTTTACACCGACATGGTCGACGGACATTTCGGCCTGCACACACACAACGCGCTGATGTCGTACCAGCGCGAGTACGGGCTGTATCCGGACGGCATCTGTGGCCCAGAAACGTTGCGCTCCTTGTACTTTCTGGGTTCGCGCGTCACCGGTGGCTCTCCCCACGCGATCCGGGAAGAGGAACTCGTTCGAAGCTCCGGACCGCGGCTGTCCGGTAAGAGGATCATCATCGATCCGGGCCGCGGGGGTGACGATCACGGGCTGATCATGCAGAGCCCCGACGGCCCGATCAGCGAGGCCGACATCCTGTGGGATCTGGCGAGCCGGCTCGAGGGCCGCATGACCGCGATCGGTATGGAGACGTTCCTGTCTCGCCCCGTCAACCGTTCGCCGTTCGACGCCGCACGGGCCATGACCGCCAACACGGTGGGTGCTGACCTCATGATCAGCCTGCGCTGCGCCACCCAGCCGAGCCCGGCCGCCAACGGCGTGGCATCGTTTCACTTCGGCAACGCACACGGTTCGGTGTCCACCATCGGACGCAACCTCGCCGACTTCATTCAGCGAGAAGTTGTGGCGCGCACCGGATTACGTGACTGCCGCACCCACGGCCGGACGTGGGATCTGCTGCGGCTCACCCGCATGCCCACGGTACAGGTCGACGTCGGCTACGTGACCAATCCGCGCGACCGCGGACTGCTGGTCTCGAGCCATACCCGAGACTCGATCGCCGAGGGCATCCTGGCCGCGGTCAAACGCCTGTACTTGCTCGGCAAGAACGATCGCCCTACTGGCACATTCACTTTCGCCGAACTGCTGGCGCACGAACTTTCCGTCGACCAGGCCGGGCGCGTCAGCCCGAGCTAG